A window of uncultured Draconibacterium sp. contains these coding sequences:
- a CDS encoding helix-turn-helix transcriptional regulator — MDVKLRIGQRIRELRLQKSISQEQLALKAEIDRTYMTSVENGRRNISIQNIEKIIYALDTTFEEFFKGFDFKQTL; from the coding sequence ATGGATGTTAAGTTACGAATTGGTCAGAGAATCAGGGAACTGAGACTACAAAAGTCAATATCTCAGGAGCAATTAGCGCTAAAAGCCGAGATTGACAGAACATATATGACCAGCGTTGAAAATGGACGACGCAATATCTCCATCCAAAACATTGAGAAAATAATTTATGCATTAGATACAACCTTTGAAGAATTTTTTAAAGGATTTGACTTTAAGCAAACTTTATGA
- a CDS encoding ThuA domain-containing protein, with product MKSKNFLILFLFVLPALTGFAQETEHYPANYASAPRFKALLYYTTRAEQAHVDFAEQTVRFFQRLSWGEGYILDTCSDFSSYTFEKLKEYDILIMPNAMPSDAVGRKALEQYMENGGGWLGFHASAYNDKSTNWPWLVSFLGGGVFYCNNWPPQPVLVQLDNNTHALTKNLPAEFVVPASEWYQWNPSPRKNSDVEVLLSISPRNYPLGIKDVVSSGDWPIVWTNKKYRMIYLNMGHGDEEYTDAAQNLLFINAFRWVLTQSPKGDPFKK from the coding sequence ATGAAATCTAAGAACTTTCTCATTCTTTTTTTATTCGTTTTACCGGCACTGACCGGCTTTGCTCAGGAAACGGAACACTACCCGGCTAACTATGCAAGTGCACCTCGCTTTAAAGCATTATTGTATTACACCACCCGGGCCGAGCAGGCGCATGTGGATTTTGCGGAACAAACCGTCCGTTTTTTTCAAAGACTAAGCTGGGGCGAAGGATACATTCTTGATACATGCAGCGACTTTAGTTCTTATACTTTTGAAAAACTAAAGGAGTACGACATTCTGATTATGCCCAATGCCATGCCTTCGGATGCTGTCGGGCGTAAGGCTTTGGAGCAATACATGGAAAATGGTGGCGGTTGGCTGGGCTTTCATGCTTCGGCATACAACGACAAATCGACCAACTGGCCCTGGCTGGTCAGCTTTTTGGGTGGCGGTGTTTTTTACTGCAACAACTGGCCGCCTCAGCCTGTGCTTGTGCAGCTTGACAACAATACACATGCACTTACCAAAAATCTGCCTGCCGAATTTGTGGTACCGGCAAGCGAATGGTACCAGTGGAATCCCAGTCCGCGAAAAAACAGCGATGTGGAAGTTTTGCTTTCCATATCGCCGCGGAACTACCCGCTGGGAATAAAAGATGTGGTAAGCTCGGGCGACTGGCCCATTGTGTGGACCAACAAAAAGTACCGGATGATTTACCTGAACATGGGACATGGCGACGAAGAATACACCGATGCCGCACAAAATCTATTGTTTATCAATGCATTTCGCTGGGTGCTGACCCAAAGTCCCAAGGGCGATCCGTTTAAAAAGTAA
- the vsr gene encoding DNA mismatch endonuclease Vsr, producing MTDVHDKATRSYNMSRIKGKNTKPELLVRKFLFANGFRYRLNVKTLPGKPDIVLPKYKTVIFVNGCFWHGHKGCKYFVLPKTKTEWWLNKIKETQKRDREKEIELNVLGWKVITIWECELKPKKQKETLELLLNSIKQ from the coding sequence ATGACCGACGTTCACGACAAAGCAACCCGCTCGTATAACATGAGCCGCATAAAAGGCAAAAACACTAAGCCCGAATTGTTGGTGCGAAAGTTTTTGTTTGCCAACGGTTTTCGTTACCGCCTGAATGTAAAAACCCTCCCCGGAAAACCAGACATTGTTTTACCAAAATACAAAACAGTGATTTTTGTAAACGGCTGTTTTTGGCACGGACATAAAGGATGTAAATACTTTGTTTTGCCTAAAACAAAAACGGAATGGTGGCTGAATAAAATCAAAGAAACCCAAAAACGCGACCGCGAAAAAGAGATTGAGTTGAATGTGTTGGGCTGGAAAGTTATCACCATTTGGGAATGCGAACTAAAACCAAAGAAGCAAAAAGAGACTCTTGAACTTTTGCTAAATTCAATTAAACAATAA
- a CDS encoding acyltransferase family protein — MSQSRLFYIDNLRIFLISLVILLHLNITYGAPGDWYYNESEAGMPAIILQAMFNITNQSFFMGMFFFISAYFTAASVQRKPRGTFLKDRLIRLGIPLVVFYFVLNPLTNFIHYYYIKHEAVTFAGFLTNPRAWGFGPMWFVETLLIFTLLYLLARKLNLNLRIPFPGTKVILIAAVLTGLAQYIIRIWLPVGWSLPHTNLQFPFFMQYIFMLIFGVVAYNNKWLDAISYKSAKQWFLFAQLMILIVLPVMLYVGGKEKGIEAFVGGGSWQSFAWAIWEQVVGFAMMIGLFGIAKKYWNKQGGLARQLSGSAYGVYIIHPPVIVGMAAVFVGWQDINQLLKFVVLAPVALVLCFALAWLIRQIPGANRVL, encoded by the coding sequence ATGTCACAATCAAGATTATTTTACATCGACAACCTCCGCATTTTTCTCATCAGTCTGGTTATATTGTTGCACCTCAACATCACCTATGGAGCGCCCGGCGACTGGTACTACAACGAATCGGAAGCCGGAATGCCGGCCATCATACTACAGGCCATGTTTAACATTACCAACCAGTCGTTTTTTATGGGGATGTTTTTTTTTATATCGGCGTATTTTACGGCTGCCTCGGTACAACGAAAACCAAGAGGTACATTTTTAAAAGACCGGCTTATCCGTTTGGGAATACCGCTGGTGGTTTTTTATTTTGTATTAAATCCGCTCACCAATTTTATTCACTATTATTACATCAAACACGAAGCAGTTACTTTCGCCGGTTTCCTCACCAATCCTCGTGCCTGGGGATTTGGACCCATGTGGTTTGTCGAAACGCTGCTGATCTTCACCCTTCTGTATCTTCTTGCCCGTAAGTTAAATCTGAACCTCCGCATCCCTTTCCCCGGAACAAAAGTGATTCTTATAGCGGCTGTACTTACCGGCCTGGCGCAGTATATCATTCGCATTTGGTTGCCGGTGGGCTGGAGTCTGCCCCATACCAATTTACAGTTCCCGTTTTTTATGCAGTACATATTTATGCTGATTTTTGGTGTTGTGGCTTACAACAACAAGTGGCTCGATGCCATTAGCTACAAAAGTGCGAAACAGTGGTTTCTTTTTGCCCAGTTAATGATCCTGATTGTACTGCCTGTAATGCTTTATGTTGGCGGAAAGGAAAAGGGCATTGAAGCTTTTGTTGGCGGAGGAAGCTGGCAGAGTTTTGCCTGGGCCATTTGGGAACAGGTGGTTGGTTTTGCTATGATGATCGGGTTGTTTGGCATTGCCAAAAAGTACTGGAACAAACAAGGCGGACTGGCCCGGCAACTTTCCGGAAGTGCGTATGGCGTTTACATCATTCATCCTCCCGTAATTGTTGGTATGGCTGCTGTTTTTGTGGGCTGGCAGGATATAAACCAGCTGCTGAAATTTGTTGTACTTGCCCCGGTCGCTTTGGTGCTTTGCTTTGCACTGGCCTGGCTCATCCGGCAAATCCCGGGAGCCAATAGGGTGCTGTAG